One window from the genome of Hevea brasiliensis isolate MT/VB/25A 57/8 unplaced genomic scaffold, ASM3005281v1 Scaf467, whole genome shotgun sequence encodes:
- the LOC110651147 gene encoding internal alternative NAD(P)H-ubiquinone oxidoreductase A1, mitochondrial, with product MAFSRIARNGLRRTGGTFGSYAEKGTPCEGISNHSWSSSPFLKNVKAGSNLSYFSSIRKVNHASFWSRGIGGTPHYQFPNAERILEESENEYEEPRYPGLEATRPGEKPRVVVLGTGWAACRFMKGLDTKIYDVVCISPRNHMVFTPLLASTCVGTLEFRSVAEPVSRIQSALATSPNSYFYLASCTGIDTDKHEVYCETVSNGVLPQEPHQFKVAYDKLVIAAGAEPLTFGIKGVNEHAYFLREVNHAQEIRKKLLLNLMLSENPGIPEEEKNRLLHCVVIGGGPTGVEFSGELSDFIMRDVQERYSHVKDHIKVTLIEANEILSSFDVGLRQYATNHLTKCGVRLTRGVVKEVHPTKLFLSDGTEVPYGLLVWSTGVGPSQFVKSLNLPNSPGGRIGIDQWLRVPSVEDVFALGDCAGFLEQTGRPVLPALAQVAERQGKYLVELFNNIGKQNGGKAFSAKDFSLGDPFVYRHLGSMASVGRYKALVDLRQSKDAKGLSLAGFISWLIWRSAYLTRVVSWRNRFYVAVNWATTLVFGRDNSRIG from the exons ATGGCATTTTCAAGGATTGCTAGGAATGGCTTGAGAAGAACAGGAGGCACCTTTGGTAGTTACGCAGAGAAGGGTACACCATGTGAGGGAATATCCAATCATAGTTGGTCTTCTTCACCTTTCCTTAAAAATGTTAAAGCAGGCAGCAACCTATCATACTTTTCGAGCATTAGGAAGGTAAATCATGCCAGTTTTTGGAGCAGGGGAATTGGGGGAACCCCACATTATCAATTTCCTAATGCAGAGAGGATTCTGGAAGAATCAGAAAATGagtatgaagaaccaaggtatcCAGGTCTAGAAGCAACAAGGCCTGGTGAAAAGCCAAGGGTGGTTGTCCTTGGCACTGGATGGGCTGCATGTCGATTCATGAAAGGACTTGACACCAAAATCTATGATGTTGTTTGCATATCACCAAGGAATCACATGGTCTTCACTCCTTTGCTTGCATCAACTTGTGTTGGAACCCTTGAGTTTCGTTCTGTAGCTGAGCCTGTTAGTCGGATTCAGTCTGCATTGGCAACAAGTCCCAACTCATATTTTTATTTGGCTTCCTGCACTGGCATTGACACGGACAAACACGAA GTGTACTGTGAGACAGTAAGCAATGGTGTATTACCTCAGGAGCCTCACCAGTTTAAAGTTGCATATGATAAGCTTGTCATCGCTGCTGGAGCTGAGCCTCTGACTTTTGGTATCAAGGGAGTGAATGAACATGCTTATTTTCTTAGAGAAGTGAATCATGCTCAAGAAATAAGGAAGAAGCTCCTTTTGAATCTCATGCTATCTGAAAATCCAG GCATACCTGAAGAAGAGAAGAACCGCTTATTACACTGTGTCGTTATTGGAGGTGGTCCAACAGGGGTGGAGTTTAGCGGTGAATTGAGTGATTTTATCATGAGAGATGTTCAGGAGCGGTATTCTCATGTTAAGGATCATATAAAGGTCACCCTTATTGAG GCCAATGAAATTCTATCATCCTTTGATGTTGGACTACGGCAATATGCAACAAATCATTTGACTAAG TGTGGTGTCCGTCTCACACGAGGTGTAGTGAAAGAGGTGCATCCCACAAAATTATTTCTCAGTGACGGTACAGAAGTCCCATATGGCCTCTTGGTATGGTCTACTGGTGTCGGTCCATCTCAGTTTGTCAAGTCACTAAATCTTCCCAACTCCCCTGGTGGAAG GATTGGTATTGATCAATGGTTGCGGGTCCCTTCTGTGGAAGATGTATTTGCACTTGGAGACTGTGCTGGTTTTCTTGAGCAGACAGGAAGGCCAGTGCTTCCAGCTCTAGCTCAG GTTGCAGAAAGGCAAGGGAAATATCTAGTTGAGTTGTTTAACAATATTGGAAAGCAAAATGGAGGCAAGGCTTTCAGTGCAAAAGATTTCTCTCTAGGAGATCCATTTGTCTACAGGCATCTGGGTAGCATGGCATCGGTAGGGCGTTACAAGGCACTGGTTGATCTGCGCCAGTCTAAG GATGCAAAAGGCTTATCACTTGCTGGATTCATCAGTTGGCTAATCTGGCGCTCTGCATATCTTACACGAGTGGTCAGTTGGAGGAACAGATTTTACGTGGCAGTGAATTGGGCAACCACCCTGGTTTTTGGCAGAGACAACTCAAGGATTGGATAG